One Pseudomonas fluorescens genomic region harbors:
- a CDS encoding glycosyltransferase family 2 protein — MLSLVIPVYRNEESLPSLFKAVGDLNVELQGALEVVFVVDGSPDRCYEILRDRLPEQSFASQLILLSKNFGSFMAIRTGLQHAKGRTFAVMAADLQEPPSLVLTMNRVLNTEPVDVVVGVREGRDDPFLSKLASKTFWGLYKRYVIPEMPAGGVDMFGCNLEFRDNLLKLEERHSSLIAQIFWLGFRRQVVSYTRVAREHGKSAWTLKKKVNYLMDSVFSFTDLPIRLLIRVGAAGSALSALYGVSVVFAKMGGLIDVPGYAMTLFTITLLGSLNLLGLGVIGSYAWRTYENTKGRPLAIPMKVSEFGANK, encoded by the coding sequence GTGCTGTCGCTCGTCATCCCGGTTTACAGGAACGAGGAATCCCTGCCATCGCTGTTCAAAGCCGTCGGAGATCTGAACGTCGAGCTTCAGGGTGCTCTGGAAGTGGTTTTCGTGGTCGATGGCAGTCCGGATCGTTGCTACGAAATCCTGCGTGATCGCCTTCCAGAGCAGAGTTTTGCGTCTCAGCTGATCCTGCTGTCGAAGAACTTTGGTTCTTTCATGGCGATCCGCACAGGCTTGCAGCATGCCAAAGGACGGACGTTCGCCGTGATGGCCGCCGACTTGCAAGAGCCGCCAAGCCTGGTGCTCACCATGAACCGGGTGTTGAATACCGAACCGGTGGACGTGGTGGTCGGAGTCCGCGAAGGTCGTGACGACCCGTTCCTGTCGAAACTGGCATCGAAAACTTTCTGGGGTCTGTACAAGCGCTATGTGATCCCGGAAATGCCTGCTGGTGGCGTCGACATGTTCGGCTGCAATCTGGAGTTCCGCGACAATCTGCTCAAGCTTGAAGAGCGCCACAGCTCGTTGATCGCGCAGATTTTCTGGCTCGGTTTCCGCCGCCAGGTTGTCAGTTACACACGCGTCGCCCGTGAACACGGCAAATCGGCGTGGACGCTGAAAAAGAAAGTCAATTATCTGATGGACAGCGTGTTCTCGTTCACTGACTTGCCTATTCGCCTGCTGATCCGCGTTGGCGCAGCAGGCTCGGCTCTTTCAGCGTTGTATGGTGTCAGCGTAGTGTTTGCAAAGATGGGCGGCCTCATCGACGTGCCTGGTTATGCCATGACACTGTTTACCATTACCCTTCTGGGCAGCCTCAATCTGCTAGGTCTGGGCGTGATCGGTTCGTACGCTTGGCGTACGTATGAAAATACTAAAGGGCGCCCTTTGGCGATCCCAATGAAAGTTTCTGAGTTTGGAGCCAATAAATGA
- a CDS encoding DegT/DnrJ/EryC1/StrS family aminotransferase, producing MDANHQIPLFSAVAANAGIDFSEPLMRVVNRHWYILGEEVKNFESEFASYVGAEHCISVANGSEALEIALLGMGVGPGDRVVTVANAGFYSSTAIHAVGAEPVYVDVDPLTLTMCPNSLEKALNQPAKVVIVTHLYGQLADIETLASISRSAGAAVLEDCAQSHGARSEKGQCGSFGDLACFSFYPTKNLGALGDGGAIVTSSSEIAARLLTLRQYGWSAKYHVTVPHGRNSRLDEMQAAILRVKLPLLDQWNEQRRAIARRYCAAFSNLPVKLPASLGDDFVAHLFVIRVENRDAFVAYLKEHQVSTDIHYPVPDHWQTAYTPRETFNLPVTEAACTQLVSLPCFPGLTDQQVDRVIEVVSGYFKQEI from the coding sequence ATGGACGCAAATCACCAAATTCCTTTGTTTTCCGCGGTAGCGGCCAATGCCGGTATTGACTTCTCCGAGCCGCTAATGCGCGTCGTTAATCGCCATTGGTACATTTTGGGTGAAGAGGTCAAGAATTTCGAAAGCGAGTTCGCCAGTTATGTGGGTGCCGAGCACTGCATCTCCGTCGCGAATGGCTCGGAAGCACTGGAAATCGCTTTGCTCGGCATGGGCGTGGGGCCGGGTGACCGTGTTGTGACGGTAGCGAACGCGGGTTTCTACAGCAGCACTGCTATCCACGCTGTCGGCGCCGAGCCGGTATATGTTGATGTCGACCCGCTTACTCTGACCATGTGCCCAAATTCCTTGGAAAAGGCGCTGAACCAGCCTGCCAAGGTGGTCATCGTTACGCACCTGTACGGGCAGTTGGCAGACATCGAAACTCTCGCGAGCATTTCTCGCTCGGCCGGGGCAGCTGTGCTTGAAGATTGTGCCCAGTCCCATGGTGCGCGCTCTGAAAAAGGCCAGTGTGGCTCCTTCGGTGACTTGGCCTGTTTCAGCTTTTACCCGACCAAAAACCTCGGCGCACTGGGCGACGGTGGCGCGATCGTGACCTCATCCTCCGAGATCGCCGCGCGACTGCTGACGCTTCGCCAATATGGCTGGTCGGCTAAATACCACGTTACCGTACCGCACGGCCGCAACAGCAGACTTGATGAGATGCAGGCCGCAATCCTGCGAGTCAAGCTGCCGCTGCTCGACCAGTGGAACGAGCAACGTCGCGCCATTGCCCGACGCTACTGTGCTGCCTTCAGCAACCTGCCGGTGAAACTGCCTGCGAGCCTGGGCGACGACTTCGTAGCTCACTTGTTCGTGATTCGTGTCGAAAATCGTGACGCATTCGTCGCCTACCTCAAAGAGCACCAAGTCAGCACCGATATTCACTACCCGGTTCCCGACCACTGGCAGACCGCGTACACACCGCGCGAAACATTCAACCTGCCGGTCACCGAGGCGGCATGCACTCAACTGGTTTCCTTGCCTTGCTTCCCGGGGCTGACTGACCAGCAGGTCGATCGCGTGATTGAAGTGGTTAGCGGCTACTTCAAACAGGAGATTTAG
- a CDS encoding WxcM-like domain-containing protein: MTDSRDFFVHDRAICESSTIGAGSRIWAFAHVLPNALIGADCNVCDNVFVENDVIIGDRVTLKCGVQVWDGITIEDDVFVGPNVTFTNDKFPRSKIYPEAFSRTIIRKGASLGANSTILPGITIGTSAMVGAGAVVTKSVPPNAIVVGNPAKIIGYVDAKPTDGTVVDNPVKVGKSDVYPCGVTLHRMMEAVDMRGSLSVGECGKDVPFEVKRYFLVTDVPTAETRGEHAHRECHQFLVAVKGTVHVVADNGKHRQEFVLDHHTLGLFLPAMTWGIQYKYSADAVLLVFASEHYASDDYIRDYDQFLIEKKAQIG; this comes from the coding sequence ATGACTGATTCGCGGGATTTTTTTGTTCACGACCGTGCGATCTGCGAATCGTCCACTATTGGTGCTGGCTCGCGGATCTGGGCATTTGCGCACGTGCTGCCAAACGCCCTTATCGGTGCTGATTGCAACGTCTGTGACAACGTCTTTGTCGAGAACGACGTGATCATCGGCGATCGAGTAACGCTCAAGTGCGGCGTTCAGGTTTGGGACGGCATCACTATCGAAGACGATGTTTTCGTGGGGCCGAATGTCACTTTCACCAACGACAAGTTTCCACGCAGCAAAATCTATCCGGAAGCGTTCTCCCGAACCATCATCCGTAAAGGTGCGTCGCTGGGTGCCAACTCGACGATTCTACCCGGTATTACCATAGGTACTTCGGCAATGGTCGGCGCAGGCGCGGTCGTTACCAAATCCGTTCCACCAAATGCCATCGTGGTCGGTAACCCGGCGAAGATCATCGGCTATGTCGATGCCAAGCCCACTGATGGCACGGTAGTAGACAACCCGGTCAAAGTCGGCAAATCGGATGTTTACCCTTGCGGCGTCACACTGCACCGCATGATGGAAGCGGTAGATATGCGCGGCAGCCTGAGTGTCGGCGAATGTGGTAAAGACGTCCCGTTCGAAGTAAAACGTTACTTCCTCGTGACCGACGTTCCGACAGCAGAAACCCGTGGTGAACACGCTCATCGTGAATGCCACCAGTTTTTGGTCGCGGTCAAAGGCACGGTGCATGTGGTTGCCGACAATGGCAAACATCGCCAGGAGTTTGTACTGGACCACCACACTTTGGGCCTGTTCCTGCCAGCGATGACCTGGGGTATTCAGTACAAGTACTCGGCAGATGCGGTACTGCTGGTATTCGCTTCCGAGCACTATGCCTCTGACGACTATATCCGCGATTACGATCAATTCCTGATCGAGAAAAAAGCGCAGATTGGTTGA